From Oncorhynchus tshawytscha isolate Ot180627B unplaced genomic scaffold, Otsh_v2.0 Un_scaffold_13173_pilon_pilon, whole genome shotgun sequence, one genomic window encodes:
- the LOC112225380 gene encoding serum paraoxonase/arylesterase 2-like, with amino-acid sequence MGKLVVIAFFVAALSAFLGERIINLRKRTLASRKLVQTHLPNCHPIKSLEYGSEDLTILPNGHAIISTGLKDPVLPSYSDDPGKMYTLDMSEDSRMKPVELRMGRGFDLDSFNPHGISVYTDETDNSVYLFVVNHPQQKTQVEIFLFVEEDHSLVYVKTIKHEFLHSVNDIVAVGVESFYATNDHYFSGGTLNTLEVLLAQPWSNVVYYSPEEVKVVAEGFYMANGINISPDKRHIYVADLFDHNIHVLERLESNGLAPVKVVEVGSLVDNIYVDPETGDLWIGCHPNGWKLFRNDPEDLPGSEVIQIKDIHSEKPVVTQVYADDGSVLIGSSVAAPYGGKLLIGTIYQKALVCDLAKVEQ; translated from the exons ATGGGGAAGCTGGTTGTCATAGCATTTTTTGTTGCTGCTTTATCAGCATTTCTTGGAGAGAGAATTATTAACTTAAG GAAAAGGACTCTTGCTTCCAGAAAGCTTGTCCAAACCCACCTCCCAAACTGCCATCCAATCAAAAGCCTTG AGTACGGATCAGAGGACCTCACAATACTTCCCAATGGACATGCTATTATTAGCACT GGCTTGAAGGATCCTGTATTGCCATCCTATTCAGATGACCCTGGAAAGATGTACACCCTTGATATGAGTGAAGATTCTAGGATGAAACCAGTGGAGCTCCGCATGGGGAGAGGCTTTGACCTGGACTCCTTCAATCCACATGGAATCAGTGTATACACAGATGAGACGG ATAACTCAGTGTACCTGTTTGTGGTCAATCACCCTCAACAAAAAACACAAGTGGAGATCTTTCTGTTTGTTGAGGAGGACCACTCCCTTGTCTATGTGAAAACCATAAAGCATGAATTCCTTCACAG TGTGAATGACATTGTGGCTGTGGGAGTGGAGAGCTTCTATGCCACCAACGATCACTATTTCAGTGGAGGCACTCTGAATACTCTGGAGGTACTTCTGGCTCAGCCCTGGTCTAACGTTGTGTATTACAGCCCAGAAGAGGTCAAAGTAGTGGCTGAGGGATTCTACATGGCCAATGGCATCAACATCTCACCTGACAAAAG GCACATATATGTGGCTGACTTATTTGACCACAACATACATGTTTTGGAGCGACTGGAAAGCAATGGTTTGGCCCCAGTGAAG GTCGTGGAAGTGGGCTCTCTTGTTGACAACATTTATGTTGACCCTGAGACTGGCGACTTGTGGATAGGTTGTCACCCTAATGGCTGGAAACTATTTCGAAATGATCCTGAGGATCTTCCTGGATCTGAG GTGATTCAGATTAAAGACATCCACTCTGAGAAGCCAGTGGTGACCCAGGTCTATGCTGATGATGGCAGTGTGCTCATAGGATCCTCTGTAGCAGCTCCCTATGGAGGAAAGCTTCTCATTGGAACAATCTACCAGAAAGCCTTGGTCTGTGATCTAGCCAAGGTAGAGCAGTAG
- the LOC112225386 gene encoding casein kinase II subunit alpha has protein sequence MSGSVPSRSRVYPDVNTQRPREYWDYESHVVEWGNQDDYQLVRKLGRGKYSEVFEAINITNNEKVVVKILKPVKKKKIKREIKILENLRGGPNIISLLDIVKDPVSRTPALVFEHVNNTDFKQLYQTLSDFDIRFYMFEILKALDYCHSMGIMHRDVKPHNVMIDHEHRKLRLIDWGLAEFYHPNQEYNVRVASRYFKGPELLVDYQMYDYSLDMWSLGCMLASMIFRKEPFFHGHDNYDQLVRIAKVLGTEDLYDYIDKYNIELDPRFNDILGRHSRKRWERFVHSENQHLVSTEALDFLDKLLRYDHNARLTAREAMEHPYFCEFPLRLHSDFYI, from the exons ATGTCCGGCTCTGTCCCAAGCCGCTCTCGAGTTTACCCTGATGTAAACACACAGAGGCCTCGGGAGTACTGGGACTACGAGTCCCATGTGGTGGAATGGGG GAACCAAGATGACTACCAGCTGGTGCGCAAACTAGGACGAGGCAAATACAGTGAGGTGTTTGAAGCCATAAATATCACCAACAATGAGAAGGTTGTTGTCAAAATACTCAAG CCAGTCAAAAAGAAGAAAATCAAGAGAGAAATCAAGATTCTAGAAAACTTGCGAGGCGGTCCCAACATCATCTCACTTTTAGATATCGTCAAGGATCCTGTG TCTCGAACTCCCGCGCTGGTTTTTGAGCATGTCAACAACACTGATTtcaag CAACTGTATCAAACTTTATCAGACTTCGACATACGGTTCTACATGTTTGAAATCTTGAAG GCCCTTGACTACTGTCACAGTATGGGGATCATGCACAGAGATGTCAAGCCACACAATGTGATGATTGATCATGAACACAGAAAG CTCCGCCTGATCGACTGGGGCTTGGCAGAGTTCTACCACCCTAACCAGGAGTACAATGTGAGAGTGGCCTCGCGCTACTTCAAAGGACCTGAGCTGCTGGTAGACTACCAG ATGTATGACTACAGTTTAGACATGTGGAGTTTGGGCTGTATGTTGGCCAGCATGATCTTCAGGAAGGAGCCTTTCTTCCATGGACACGACAACTACGACCAG CTCGTACGGATTGCTAAAGTCCTCGGCACAGAGGACTTGTATGACTACATCGACAAGTACAACATTGAACTAGACCCACGGTTTAATGACATTCTGGGCAG ACACTCCCGTAAGAGGTGGGAGAGGTTTGTGCACAGTGAGAACCAGCACCTGGTGAGCACCGAGGCTCTGGACTTCCTGGACAAGCTGCTGCGTTACGACCACAACGCTCGCCTCACAGCCCGGGAGGCCATGGAACACCCATACTTCTGTGAGTTTCCCCTCCGCCTCCACTCAGACTTCTACATATAG